The following coding sequences are from one Saprospiraceae bacterium window:
- the mutY gene encoding A/G-specific adenine glycosylase — MKAGLFRKLLYQWSSDHPRELPWIGEKDPYKIWISEIMLQQTRAETVVPFYLRFIGEFPNLSAVANASETKLMLYWQGLGYYSRLRNLHHTAQEIVARYKGKFPEHFEQIVALKGIGKSTASAIASFAFGNPYPVLDGNVVRVLARIFGLEHSFFTQSGKKRYEELAVEMLDRTNAGHYNQAIMNFGALCCTPKSPECSLCTFRKECVAFQENLVLDLPVKRPKLDKRRRYFHYFVVSDSKGRLVLHQRQDNDIWKNLFEFFGIESQSNSFSKIDLRSQFLLAGFELDEVRKWQKLSTVKQALTHQIVEMMFWTSEVHVKQIKHVPHYLLVDRKKLNNFAFSRKTSNFIKQFII; from the coding sequence ATGAAAGCCGGACTTTTTAGAAAATTATTGTATCAATGGTCCTCGGATCATCCAAGAGAATTGCCCTGGATCGGTGAAAAAGATCCTTATAAAATATGGATTTCGGAAATCATGCTTCAGCAGACCCGCGCCGAGACCGTTGTGCCTTTTTACCTTCGGTTTATTGGTGAATTTCCAAATCTGTCAGCTGTAGCGAATGCCTCAGAGACAAAATTGATGTTGTATTGGCAGGGATTAGGCTATTACAGCCGATTGAGAAATCTGCATCATACTGCGCAAGAAATCGTAGCCCGATACAAAGGAAAATTTCCTGAACATTTCGAACAAATAGTAGCACTAAAAGGCATTGGCAAGTCAACAGCATCAGCCATTGCCTCTTTTGCTTTTGGCAATCCTTACCCTGTCCTGGACGGAAACGTGGTGCGGGTGCTTGCAAGGATATTTGGATTGGAACACTCCTTTTTTACACAATCGGGAAAGAAGAGATACGAAGAGCTCGCTGTGGAGATGCTGGACAGAACAAATGCAGGGCACTATAATCAGGCCATCATGAATTTTGGAGCATTGTGTTGCACGCCAAAGTCACCAGAATGTTCCCTCTGCACTTTTAGAAAGGAATGTGTTGCTTTCCAAGAAAATCTGGTTTTGGACTTACCGGTAAAGAGGCCTAAACTGGATAAAAGGAGAAGGTATTTTCATTATTTCGTGGTATCTGATTCGAAGGGAAGGTTGGTGCTGCATCAACGGCAAGACAATGATATCTGGAAAAATCTGTTTGAATTTTTTGGTATCGAAAGCCAGTCTAATTCATTTTCAAAAATTGATCTTCGGTCTCAGTTTTTACTAGCTGGATTTGAACTGGATGAAGTACGAAAATGGCAAAAATTGAGTACGGTAAAACAAGCACTCACTCATCAAATCGTCGAAATGATGTTTTGGACTAGTGAGGTCCATGTTAAACAAATAAAGCATGTTCCGCATTACTTGTTGGTCGATAGGAAAAAGCTCAACAATTTTGCTTTTTCCCGAAAAACCAGTAATTTTATCAAACAATTCATCATTTAA
- the ssb gene encoding single-stranded DNA-binding protein has translation MVNKVILIGNLGKDPEFRTLESGASRANFSLATNESYKDKSGQWQKLTEWHDIVAWRNQADQAKNLKKGMQVYIEGKLTHRKWTDKENKDHYITEIQVETMRILEKRENSTYGGSSGNSSQGSAMEEDPFTKSASEDDLPF, from the coding sequence ATGGTAAATAAAGTCATCCTTATAGGGAATTTAGGTAAAGATCCAGAATTCCGCACTCTGGAGAGTGGAGCATCCCGTGCAAACTTTTCATTGGCGACGAATGAAAGTTACAAAGATAAAAGTGGCCAATGGCAAAAACTGACTGAATGGCACGACATCGTGGCTTGGCGCAATCAGGCTGACCAGGCTAAAAATCTCAAAAAAGGAATGCAGGTTTATATCGAAGGTAAGCTTACTCACCGGAAATGGACAGACAAAGAAAACAAGGATCACTATATCACGGAAATTCAGGTAGAAACAATGCGAATACTAGAAAAGCGGGAAAACTCTACTTATGGTGGTTCTTCAGGTAATAGTTCTCAAGGCAGTGCTATGGAAGAAGACCCATTCACAAAGTCGGCAAGTGAAGACGATCTGCCATTCTGA